A part of Pseudochaenichthys georgianus chromosome 23, fPseGeo1.2, whole genome shotgun sequence genomic DNA contains:
- the LOC117468257 gene encoding leucine-rich repeat neuronal protein 3, producing the protein MKDVSFVDRLFVGLAMASFVVATEERPDCPKLCVCEIRPWFSPSSVYMEAQTVDCNDLGLFSVPERLPLGTQVLLLQTNNVVKIDKPLDYLANITEIDLSQNNLSSISDVHLGNLPQLMSLHLEENWIRELPDRSLVEVANLQELYMNHNLIADISPMAFQGLSNLVRLHLNSNKLEAIKREWFDPMRNLEILMIGENPILSIDDMNFQPLSNLRSLVLTRMNLSQLPDDALTGLDNLESISFYDNIFPEVPHSALKNAKNLKFLDLNKNPISRIQRGDFVDMLHLKELGINSMPELVSIDSFALNNLPELTKIEATNNPKLSYIHPNAFYKLPRLETLMLNGNALSALHRITVESLPNLREVSMHSNPIRCDCVVRWMNMNKTNLRFMEPDSLFCVEPPEYEGQHVRQVHFREMMEICLPLISPESMPGQIKVKNGSSVSLHCRAYAEPEPDIYWITPSGTRVQPNTVSEKFYMHPEGTFDIYDITEKEAGLYTCVAHNLVGADLKSVSVEVNGYFPKPANGSLNVIIETVETNSILISWKANRGTLAPNIKWYTGSDLSQPTTAFTTRVPSDVQVYNLTHLSPATLYKVCVDVGSIHYNHDTKCVNVTTKGLELAAKDTKWDTAVITVFGVLLAVISVACLLIYVSLRNHHFYGDIRKCESKAALTLEEATGMQSPFFTKLWVSGKGLPSGVNVKATVINVSDNAF; encoded by the coding sequence ATGAAGGACGTGTCATTCGTGGATCGTCTCTTTGTCGGCTTGGCCATGGCCTCTTTTGTTGTGGCCACAGAGGAGAGGCCTGATTGCCcgaagctctgtgtgtgtgagattagaCCCTGGTTTTCCCCGAGTTCAGTGTACATGGAGGCTCAGACAGTTGACTGTAATGACCTGGGACTCTTTAGCGTGCCGGAACGATTACCGCTAGGCACACAAGTACTATTACTGCAAACAAACAATGTGGTCAAGATTGACAAACCCTTGGATTACCTGGCCAACATCACAGAGATTGATCTATCGCAAAACAACTTATCCTCCATCAGCGACGTCCACCTGGGGAATCTTCCTCAGCTGATGTCCCTTCACTTGGAGGAAAATTGGATACGAGAGTTACCTGACCGAAGTCTTGTTGAGGTGGCTAACCTCCAGGAGCTATACATGAATCACAACCTCATCGCCGACATTTCCCCAATGGCTTTCCAGGGTCTCAGCAACCTTGTGCGGCTCCACCTCAATTCCAACAAGCTTGAGGCTATTAAAAGAGAGTGGTTCGACCCAATGCGAAATCTTGAGATCCTGATGATTGGCGAGAATCCTATTCTTTCTATTGACGATATGAACTTCCAACCACTCAGTAATCTCCGCAGTCTCGTCCTCACCAGAATGAACCTCTCTCAGCTTCCTGACGATGCGCTGACTGGTCTTGATAACTTAGAGAGCATCTCGTTCTATGATAATATATTCCCAGAGGTGCCTCATtctgccctgaaaaatgcaaaaaatctCAAGTTTTTGGATCTTAATAAAAACCCAATTTCTAGAATACAGAGAGGGGACTTTGTGGATATGCTGCATCTGAAAGAACTAGGGATTAACAGCATGCCAGAGTTAGTTTCCATTGACAGCTTTGCCCTCAATAACCTCCCCGAACTGACCAAAATAGAAGCCACAAACAATCCTAAACTCTCCTATATCCATCCTAATGCTTTCTACAAACTACCACGGCTGGAAACCCTAATGCTGAATGGCAATGCGCTCAGTGCCCTTCACAGGATTACCGTTGAGTCCCTCCCAAATCTCAGAGAGGTGAGCATGCACAGCAACCCCATCCGCTGTGACTGCGTAGTCCGCTGGATGAACATGAACAAAACCAACCTTCGCTTCATGGAGCCTGACTCACTGTTCTGTGTGGAGCCCCCAGAGTACGAGGGTCAGCATGTCCGACAGGTGCACTTCAGAGAGATGATGGAGATTTGTCTACCACTTATCTCTCCCGAAAGCATGCCCGGGCAAATTAAAGTAAAGAATGGTAGCTCAGTATCCCTCCATTGCAGAGCTTACGCTGAACCAGAGCCGGACATCTACTGGATCACGCCGTCTGGCACCAGGGTCCAGCCTAACACCGTGTCCGAAAAGTTCTACATGCACCCAGAGGGAACTTTTGACATCTATGATATAACAGAAAAAGAAGCTGGTCTTTACACATGTGTCGCCCATAATCTAGTTGGAGCTGATCTTAAATCTGTTTCAGTAGAAGTGAATGGATACTTCCCCAAACCTGCAAATGGGTCTCTGAATGTCATAATTGAAACAGTGGAGACAAACTCCATCTTGATTTCGTGGAAGGCGAATCGTGGTACCCTGGCTCCCAACATTAAATGGTACACAGGGTCCGATCTGAGCCAGCCCACCACCGCGTTTACCACCAGGGTTCCCTCTGACGTCCAGGTGTACAACCTCACACATCTCAGCCCCGCCACCCTGTACAAAGTCTGTGTGGATGTCGGCAGCATCCACTACAACCATGACACCAAATGTGTCAATGTCACCACTAAGGGATTAGAGCTGGCAGCCAAGGACACAAAATGGGACACAGCAGTAATCACCGTGTTTGGTGTGCTCTTGGCTGTGATTTCAGTGGCATGCCTGCTTATTTATGTCTCTCTGAGGAACCACCATTTTTATGGGGATATAAGGAAATGCGAGTCCAAGGCTGCGCTGACACTGGAGGAAGCTACCGGAATGCAGTCTCCTTTCTTTACAAAGCTGTGGGTCTCAGGTAAAGGACTGCCAAGTGGAGTGAACGTGAAAGCCACAGTCATAAATGTATCTGACAATGCATTTTAA